A single Mangrovimonas sp. YM274 DNA region contains:
- a CDS encoding GNAT family N-acetyltransferase — MVLSKDTFELATLQHEDAPSLSQLMITNGRRFQLYLPKTLAQNISEEASVNYIAQQREAIIEQTEYTFAIKDLETSKVAGLVILKNLNWNQNQGEFAYCLGNNYTGNGWMVKALKTSIQFAFNDLALQTLNILVHKTNTPSVNVAKRCGFSWVKTLENDYISSAKGPLDMELYQLHNER; from the coding sequence ATGGTATTGTCAAAAGACACATTCGAGCTGGCTACGCTACAACACGAAGATGCTCCTAGTCTTAGCCAATTGATGATTACCAACGGGAGGCGTTTTCAGTTGTACCTACCAAAAACCTTAGCGCAGAATATTTCGGAAGAAGCTTCCGTAAACTACATTGCTCAACAGCGAGAAGCCATTATTGAGCAAACAGAATACACCTTTGCCATAAAGGATTTAGAAACGTCCAAAGTGGCAGGTCTCGTCATTTTAAAAAACCTTAACTGGAACCAAAATCAAGGAGAATTTGCTTATTGCCTGGGAAACAATTATACAGGCAATGGCTGGATGGTAAAGGCCCTAAAAACCAGCATTCAATTTGCATTTAACGACCTAGCCCTCCAAACTCTGAATATATTAGTACACAAAACCAACACCCCTAGTGTTAATGTCGCCAAAAGATGCGGATTTTCATGGGTTAAAACATTAGAAAACGATTACATATCCTCTGCCAAAGGCCCTTTGGATATGGAATTATACCAATTACATAATGAAAGATAA
- the hemF gene encoding oxygen-dependent coproporphyrinogen oxidase — MKDKFYSYIQNLQDTITSTLESIDGKATFRQDLWERPEGGGGRTRVIENGKVFEKGGVNISAVHGKLPESMQTYFGVKDANFFACGLSLVLHPKSPMVPTVHANWRYFEMYNEQGEIVDQWFGGGQDLTPYYLFEEDAIHFHNTCKTACDKHHPDFYQEYKTKCDKYFWNSHRNEARGLGGLFFDYCKATDEMSMEDWYNFVTEVGNSFLEAYVPIVEKRKNLPYTEANRTWQEIRRGRYVEFNLVHDKGTLFGLRTNGRIESILMSLPPHVQWVYDHHPEEGSPEAALLSVLKQPKTWV, encoded by the coding sequence ATGAAAGATAAGTTTTATTCATACATACAAAATTTACAAGATACCATTACCTCAACTTTGGAAAGCATTGATGGCAAAGCCACGTTTCGTCAAGATCTTTGGGAACGTCCCGAAGGCGGCGGCGGCAGAACCCGAGTGATCGAAAACGGTAAGGTATTTGAAAAAGGCGGCGTTAATATTTCTGCGGTTCACGGCAAACTTCCGGAGAGCATGCAAACCTATTTTGGCGTGAAGGATGCCAACTTTTTTGCCTGTGGCCTTAGTTTGGTATTGCATCCTAAAAGCCCCATGGTGCCAACCGTACATGCCAATTGGCGCTATTTTGAAATGTACAATGAACAAGGTGAGATTGTTGACCAATGGTTTGGAGGCGGACAAGATTTAACGCCATATTATTTATTTGAAGAAGATGCGATCCACTTCCATAACACCTGTAAAACAGCCTGCGACAAACACCATCCAGACTTCTACCAAGAATATAAAACAAAATGCGACAAGTATTTCTGGAACAGCCATCGCAATGAAGCCAGAGGTCTTGGCGGTTTATTCTTTGACTACTGCAAAGCCACTGATGAGATGAGCATGGAAGATTGGTACAATTTTGTCACCGAAGTAGGCAACAGCTTTTTGGAAGCCTATGTACCAATTGTTGAAAAACGCAAAAACCTTCCGTATACGGAAGCCAATAGAACATGGCAAGAAATACGCCGTGGGCGTTACGTAGAATTTAATTTGGTACATGACAAAGGCACTTTGTTTGGCTTGCGAACCAACGGCCGTATAGAAAGTATTTTGATGAGTTTACCTCCTCATGTACAATGGGTATATGACCACCATCCAGAAGAGGGCAGCCCGGAAGCAGCATTGCTCTCCGTTTTAAAACAACCAAAAACATGGGTTTAA
- a CDS encoding DUF4421 family protein, which translates to MGLKLGILNLLTVLSGTSVWAQITPEEIVQDTTTTNIIYKEASEYKASYPNRITARAFYVNTSNDLKIKDRNSDDFFNLQPNKQNRIGASVSFRGISGSYSFAPDFMGTNKDNEDSKLFTLSFRTFFGDHFMQTFELFKEKGFYLKFNNSDDISVYLPHSKNFKIGGATSYIWNENFSFRAITSQDEKQLKSTGSFIPRIIYYYSKFNLEGNSTETGDYIDFSYYSFDIAFAPSYYYNYVPTNNLLLSGGVSAGIGLNHSKSEGEDALNSLLTELNFRAAATYDIDNLYLGAHYSYLILNHSADRSSRAADNIPYFQIFVGYRFKAPKSLVGFADDMQNKMNNKIDNLKHKS; encoded by the coding sequence ATGGGTTTAAAATTAGGTATACTTAACCTTTTAACAGTCCTTTCAGGCACCTCTGTTTGGGCCCAAATTACTCCTGAAGAAATTGTTCAGGACACCACGACCACAAACATTATTTACAAAGAGGCCTCGGAATACAAGGCGTCCTACCCCAATAGGATTACAGCCCGTGCGTTTTATGTAAACACTTCCAACGACTTAAAAATCAAAGATCGTAACTCGGATGATTTCTTCAATCTCCAACCCAACAAACAAAACAGGATTGGAGCTTCTGTTTCCTTTCGAGGTATTTCAGGCTCCTACTCTTTTGCGCCCGATTTTATGGGAACCAATAAGGACAATGAAGACTCCAAACTGTTCACCTTAAGTTTTAGAACCTTTTTTGGAGATCATTTCATGCAAACCTTCGAATTGTTTAAAGAGAAAGGGTTCTACCTGAAGTTTAATAATAGTGACGATATATCCGTCTATTTACCACATTCCAAAAACTTTAAAATTGGAGGGGCCACATCCTATATATGGAATGAGAATTTTTCGTTTAGAGCCATCACCTCACAGGACGAAAAACAATTGAAAAGTACCGGAAGCTTTATTCCTAGAATTATCTATTATTATTCAAAATTCAATTTGGAAGGCAATAGCACTGAAACTGGGGATTACATTGATTTCAGTTACTATTCCTTTGATATTGCTTTTGCCCCTTCCTATTATTACAATTATGTTCCCACAAATAACCTTCTTCTGTCTGGTGGTGTGTCTGCCGGGATTGGATTGAACCACTCAAAATCGGAAGGAGAAGATGCCTTAAACTCTTTATTGACCGAATTGAACTTCAGGGCCGCCGCCACCTACGATATTGACAACTTATATTTAGGCGCTCATTATAGTTACTTAATTCTGAACCATTCTGCCGATAGGTCATCCCGCGCAGCAGACAATATTCCTTATTTTCAAATATTTGTAGGTTATCGCTTTAAAGCACCCAAATCTCTAGTAGGATTTGCAGATGATATGCAGAATAAGATGAACAATAAAATTGACAATTTAAAACACAAATCATAA
- the hemB gene encoding porphobilinogen synthase, with protein MYPLRRNRRLRTNEAIRSLVRETIITPNDFLVPLFVVEGKNVKEEIPSMPNYFRYSLDLLEKEVKELWKLGLKSVLLFVKVPDNLKDNKGTEAINPNGLMQRAVKTVKNACPDMLVMTDVALDPYSSFGHDGIVENGLILNDDTVEILTEMSLSHAEAGANFVAPSDMMDGRILSIREALEDEGYFNTGIMSYSAKYASAFYGPFRDALDSAPVDMIDIPKDKKSYQMDYANRFEAIRETEMDIDEGADIVMVKPGLCYLDIVREIKNEVDVPVAVYQVSGEYAMVKAAAEKGWLDHDAVMMEQVTAIKRAGADIIASYFAKDVVKLLNS; from the coding sequence ATGTACCCATTAAGACGAAATAGAAGACTACGCACCAATGAAGCCATACGCTCTTTGGTTCGTGAAACCATAATCACCCCCAACGATTTTCTAGTGCCATTGTTTGTCGTGGAAGGCAAAAACGTAAAAGAAGAAATCCCATCAATGCCCAACTATTTTAGATACAGCTTGGACCTTTTGGAAAAAGAAGTGAAAGAGTTATGGAAGCTCGGGTTAAAATCGGTGTTGTTGTTTGTAAAAGTGCCTGACAATCTAAAAGACAATAAAGGTACGGAAGCTATCAACCCTAACGGACTGATGCAACGTGCCGTAAAAACTGTAAAAAATGCCTGTCCGGACATGTTGGTGATGACCGATGTAGCTTTGGATCCCTATTCTTCTTTTGGGCATGACGGTATTGTTGAAAACGGATTGATTCTGAATGATGACACGGTAGAGATCCTAACAGAAATGAGCCTTTCGCATGCTGAAGCTGGCGCCAACTTTGTGGCACCAAGTGATATGATGGACGGTAGGATCCTTTCCATCAGGGAAGCTTTGGAAGACGAAGGCTATTTCAATACTGGTATCATGAGCTATTCAGCGAAATATGCCTCGGCCTTTTATGGACCTTTTAGAGATGCCCTAGATTCTGCTCCAGTGGACATGATCGATATTCCAAAGGACAAAAAATCTTACCAAATGGATTACGCCAACCGCTTTGAAGCCATTCGAGAAACCGAAATGGACATCGATGAAGGTGCCGATATCGTGATGGTAAAACCAGGCTTATGCTATTTGGACATTGTTCGCGAGATTAAAAATGAAGTGGATGTGCCTGTGGCTGTATACCAAGTTTCTGGAGAATATGCCATGGTAAAGGCCGCTGCCGAAAAAGGATGGCTAGACCACGATGCCGTTATGATGGAACAGGTAACAGCCATTAAACGGGCCGGGGCCGACATAATCGCCTCCTATTTTGCAAAGGATGTGGTAAAACTTTTAAATAGTTAA
- a CDS encoding CNNM domain-containing protein produces MSALIFWATISIFFSFLCSILEAVLLSVTPTFINIKKQEGKHYAETLENLKKDVDKPLIAILTLNTIAHTLGAMMVGIQAEKLPYKIELFGVNTVGVVSAIMTFLILVVSEIIPKTIGATYWKQLANFTAKALTALIFPLKWTGLLWLLQLTTKLIGGKGHHGSVLSREDFHAMTNLAEEEGVFLESESKVIKNLLTFKDVQAKDIMTPRTVMKIENESETIAEFFERNSNIRFSRIPVYSGESDNITGLVLKDEAFREMAFGHGKKILSEIKRDIIIINRNMPIPKLFELLVESKNHMALVVDEYGSISGLVTMEDVIETLLGLEIMDESDNIADLQMLARKSWEDRAKRLGLIED; encoded by the coding sequence ATGAGCGCATTAATTTTTTGGGCTACCATTTCAATATTCTTCTCTTTTTTATGTTCCATCTTGGAAGCCGTCCTGTTGAGCGTTACCCCAACCTTTATCAACATTAAAAAACAGGAAGGGAAACACTATGCAGAAACACTGGAGAATTTAAAAAAGGACGTCGACAAACCCCTTATTGCCATCTTGACACTCAACACCATTGCCCATACTTTAGGAGCGATGATGGTAGGGATTCAAGCTGAAAAATTGCCTTATAAAATTGAACTTTTTGGCGTAAATACGGTAGGAGTCGTTTCCGCTATCATGACGTTTCTGATTCTAGTCGTTTCGGAGATTATCCCGAAAACTATAGGTGCTACCTATTGGAAACAATTGGCCAATTTTACAGCAAAGGCCCTTACCGCTTTAATTTTTCCATTGAAATGGACTGGCCTTTTATGGCTACTGCAACTTACTACCAAACTTATTGGAGGGAAAGGGCATCATGGAAGCGTTCTTAGCCGCGAAGATTTTCATGCCATGACCAATTTAGCAGAGGAGGAAGGAGTGTTTTTGGAATCTGAAAGTAAGGTTATCAAAAACCTGTTAACCTTTAAGGATGTTCAGGCCAAAGATATCATGACCCCGCGGACTGTGATGAAAATTGAAAATGAAAGCGAAACCATTGCCGAATTCTTTGAGAGAAACTCCAATATTCGGTTTTCCAGAATCCCAGTCTATTCAGGCGAATCAGATAATATTACAGGCTTGGTATTGAAGGACGAAGCGTTTAGGGAAATGGCATTTGGTCACGGAAAAAAAATTCTATCAGAAATCAAACGAGATATCATCATTATCAACAGGAACATGCCTATTCCTAAACTTTTTGAACTCTTGGTGGAAAGCAAAAACCATATGGCTTTAGTTGTAGATGAGTATGGCTCCATCAGTGGCTTGGTTACTATGGAAGATGTAATTGAAACCCTTTTGGGCCTTGAAATTATGGACGAAAGCGACAACATTGCAGATTTACAAATGCTCGCTAGAAAAAGTTGGGAAGATAGAGCCAAACGCCTTGGTCTTATCGAAGATTAA
- a CDS encoding methylated-DNA--[protein]-cysteine S-methyltransferase — translation MDTCIINTPLGYTKISGNQDGITSVTVLDTKETPTDVIPEVLEDCAYQLHEYFEGKRQQFNLQLNPEGTEFQKTVWKQLATIPYGTTTSYLELSKQLGDIKAIRAVANANGKNPIWIIVPCHRVIGSDGSLTGYAGGLHRKQWLLEHESPYKQQRLF, via the coding sequence ATGGACACCTGCATTATCAATACACCTTTAGGGTATACTAAAATTTCTGGCAATCAAGATGGCATTACATCAGTTACCGTTTTAGATACCAAAGAAACACCTACGGATGTTATTCCTGAAGTTTTAGAAGATTGCGCGTATCAACTCCATGAGTATTTCGAGGGCAAACGCCAACAATTCAACCTCCAATTAAACCCTGAAGGCACCGAATTTCAAAAAACAGTCTGGAAGCAGCTAGCAACCATTCCCTACGGAACAACCACCTCGTATTTAGAACTCTCGAAACAATTGGGAGACATCAAGGCCATAAGAGCGGTGGCGAATGCCAATGGCAAAAACCCCATTTGGATCATTGTTCCATGCCACAGAGTTATAGGAAGCGATGGCAGTCTCACTGGTTATGCAGGAGGATTACACCGCAAACAATGGCTTTTGGAACACGAAAGCCCGTACAAACAACAACGCCTCTTTTAA